A single genomic interval of Sceloporus undulatus isolate JIND9_A2432 ecotype Alabama chromosome 2, SceUnd_v1.1, whole genome shotgun sequence harbors:
- the UBTD2 gene encoding ubiquitin domain-containing protein 2 isoform X1 has product MKQEVTQLTKELHHCDITIASSSGSTLGLEQQLRTEIEKAEQKAVEHRAILAQLEILKQENQHLSEMLQKVKNIPLAELQESYIKALNKVESEKQQLQKELAESRTVLETSSQILQDKYESIVQEMQHQVIEIKNTESRKMQELQCKHDEELRALQARFDKAVQHYGEEIQKMQQLSARVSLSSTATELSPPIARSHSVESISCSLLVRSDPLIHGNKKFMYNAASDCDNEFLPLSPLPIANLGAIAAKFLEEEEKRSHHILECLDAHIEELKRESEKTVQPFAHQK; this is encoded by the coding sequence ATGAAACAGGAGGTTACCCAACTAACCAAGGAACTGCACCATTGTGACATCACGATTGCCTCATCTAGTGGGTCTACCTTAGGTTTGGAGCAACAGCTAAGAACAGAAATTGAAAAAGCAGAGCAAAAGGCAGTGGAACACAGGGCTATCCTTGCTCAGTTGGAAATTCTCAAACAAGAAAATCAGCACCTCTCAGAAATGCTGCAAAAGGTAAAAAACATCCCTTTAGCCGAACTCCAGGAAAGTTATATCAAGGCCCTAAATAAAGTGGAGTCTGAGAAGCAGCAACTACAGAAGGAACTAGCAGAAAGTAGAACTGTTTTGGAAACCTCATCTCAAATCCTTCAGGACAAATATGAGAGTATTGTGCAGGAGATGCAACATCAAGTGATTGAGATAAAGAATACAGAGAGCAGAAAAATGCAAGAGCTGCAGTGCAAGCATGATGAAGAACTGCGAGCTCTCCAGGCTAGATTTGACAAAGCTGTTCAGCACTATGGAGAGGAAATCCAGAAGATGCAACAATTGTCGGCCAGAGTCTCTCTTTCTAGTACAGCTACTGAACTGTCACCTCCGATCGCCAGGAGCCACTCTGTGGAATCTATATCCTGTAGTCTCCTTGTGAGATCAGATCCCTTGATACATGGAAACAAGAAATTTATGTACAATGCAGCAAGCGACTGTGATAATGAATTTTTGCCTCTGAGCCCACTGCCTATCGCAAACCTTGGTGCGATTGCTGCCAAGtttttggaagaagaagaaaaaagatctcACCATATCTTGGAATGCTTAGATGCACATATTGAGGAACTGAAAAGGGAGAGTGAAAAAACAGTGCAACCGTTTGCACACCAAAAGTGA